From Acidihalobacter aeolianus, a single genomic window includes:
- a CDS encoding GNAT family N-acetyltransferase, which produces MDIRHARIEDAETVVQLYLGYDRPPEPAIAPADLVRLFADITRTGYIAVADDDGEIVGSYTLYFCASLARGGRPFAVIENVIVAAHRRRQDVGRALMAHARDAAHDAGCYKVMLATGARRPQNLAFYESCGFSGDKVGFQIRFDA; this is translated from the coding sequence GTGGACATCCGCCACGCCCGCATCGAGGATGCCGAGACCGTCGTACAACTGTATCTCGGCTACGACCGTCCACCCGAACCCGCTATCGCCCCCGCCGACCTCGTGCGCTTGTTCGCGGATATCACCCGTACCGGCTATATCGCGGTCGCGGACGACGACGGTGAAATCGTCGGTTCCTACACGCTGTATTTCTGCGCCTCGCTGGCACGCGGCGGACGCCCGTTCGCAGTGATCGAAAACGTCATAGTCGCCGCGCACCGACGCCGCCAGGACGTCGGACGCGCCCTCATGGCGCACGCACGCGATGCGGCACATGACGCGGGGTGCTACAAGGTCATGTTGGCAACCGGTGCCCGCCGGCCGCAGAATCTGGCGTTCTACGAATCCTGCGGTTTCAGCGGAGACAAGGTCGGTTTCCAGATACGCTTCGATGCCTGA
- a CDS encoding DMT family transporter has translation MDTPSGLRNPGVMAALAAALLFGAGTPLAKALLSDVGPWLLAGLLYLGSGIGLMAYRIVTRAPRVSISRTEVLWFAGAVAAGGIVGPVLLMFGLTRMPATGASLLLNAESVFTALLAWFAFKENFDRRIALGMAAIVLGAVVISWPGEARFAGWWPALAILGACLAWGIDNNLTRKVSLSDAAWIAGIKGLVAGIVNLGLALALGATLPSPSAIAGAMLVGLMAYGVSLTLFVAGLRHLGTARTGAYFSVAPFFGAALAVLMGEPFTLKLLVAGALMGLGTWLHLTEHHAHRHTHEALLHEHAHVHDEHHQHTHPFPVAPDTRHSHAHRHEPQTHAHAHFPDAHHRHGH, from the coding sequence GTGGACACCCCATCGGGCTTACGCAACCCGGGCGTCATGGCCGCGCTGGCCGCCGCCCTGCTGTTCGGCGCGGGCACACCGCTGGCCAAGGCGCTGCTGAGCGACGTCGGGCCGTGGCTGCTCGCCGGCCTGCTCTACCTCGGCTCGGGCATCGGCCTGATGGCCTACCGCATCGTCACGCGCGCCCCGCGCGTGTCCATTTCGCGTACCGAAGTCCTCTGGTTCGCCGGCGCCGTGGCGGCCGGCGGCATCGTCGGGCCGGTACTGTTGATGTTCGGCCTGACCCGCATGCCGGCCACCGGGGCGTCGCTGCTGCTCAATGCCGAGAGCGTGTTCACCGCACTGCTGGCCTGGTTCGCCTTCAAGGAGAATTTCGACCGGCGCATCGCCCTGGGCATGGCCGCCATCGTTCTGGGCGCGGTGGTAATCAGCTGGCCGGGCGAGGCCCGCTTCGCCGGATGGTGGCCCGCACTGGCGATCCTGGGCGCCTGCCTTGCCTGGGGCATCGACAACAACCTGACACGCAAGGTCTCGCTCAGCGACGCCGCGTGGATCGCCGGCATCAAGGGCCTGGTCGCGGGCATCGTCAATCTCGGGCTGGCACTGGCGCTGGGCGCCACCCTGCCGAGCCCGTCCGCGATCGCCGGGGCGATGCTCGTCGGCCTGATGGCCTACGGCGTCAGCCTGACGCTGTTCGTCGCCGGGCTGCGCCACCTCGGCACGGCCCGTACCGGCGCGTATTTCTCGGTGGCGCCGTTTTTCGGCGCCGCCCTCGCGGTACTGATGGGCGAACCCTTCACCCTCAAGCTGCTGGTCGCCGGCGCGTTGATGGGCCTGGGCACCTGGCTGCACCTGACCGAGCATCACGCACACCGGCATACGCACGAGGCGCTGCTGCACGAACACGCGCACGTCCACGACGAACACCACCAGCACACGCACCCGTTTCCCGTCGCCCCCGACACCCGACACAGCCATGCCCACCGGCACGAGCCGCAGACGCACGCCCACGCACACTTTCCCGACGCGCATCACCGCCATGGCCACTGA
- a CDS encoding CDGSH iron-sulfur domain-containing protein, whose translation MSEQPKIARKGPYAVAVEANKSYFWCACGYSRQQPFCDGSHTRGGFTPLQFTAERTETVYLCGCKRTGNPPFCDGTHETL comes from the coding sequence ATGAGCGAACAACCCAAAATCGCCCGCAAGGGCCCCTACGCCGTCGCCGTGGAGGCCAACAAATCCTACTTCTGGTGTGCCTGCGGATACAGCCGCCAGCAGCCCTTCTGCGACGGCTCGCACACGCGCGGCGGATTCACCCCACTGCAGTTCACCGCGGAACGCACGGAAACCGTCTATCTGTGCGGCTGCAAGCGCACCGGCAACCCGCCCTTCTGCGACGGTACGCACGAAACCTTGTAA
- a CDS encoding sugar O-acetyltransferase codes for MNSRSRPPARRIPIPSPEWDAIAADVKRAMRQTAKLNRLGFEDAAQIRALFGELTGQPVDETFKLIPPFHTECGRNIRIGRKVIINQGCTVYDMGGVEIADLVMIGPNVSLITASHPLDPAERRAFIEVRPIAIGRNVWIAAGATVLGGVSIGENAVVGAGAVVTRDVPPNTFVAGVPARVVRELGDEAGG; via the coding sequence ATGAACAGCCGTTCCCGGCCGCCCGCTAGGCGCATACCGATCCCGAGCCCCGAGTGGGACGCGATCGCCGCCGACGTCAAACGGGCCATGCGCCAGACCGCAAAGCTGAACCGGCTCGGCTTCGAGGACGCTGCGCAAATCCGGGCGCTGTTCGGCGAATTGACCGGCCAACCGGTCGACGAGACCTTCAAGCTGATCCCGCCGTTTCATACGGAATGCGGGCGCAACATCCGCATCGGGCGCAAGGTCATCATCAACCAGGGCTGCACCGTCTACGACATGGGCGGGGTGGAGATCGCCGATCTGGTGATGATCGGACCGAACGTGAGCCTGATCACCGCGAGCCACCCGCTCGACCCGGCCGAGCGGCGCGCCTTTATCGAGGTCAGACCCATCGCCATCGGCAGGAACGTCTGGATCGCCGCCGGCGCGACCGTCCTCGGCGGCGTGAGCATCGGCGAGAACGCCGTGGTGGGCGCCGGTGCCGTGGTCACCCGGGACGTCCCGCCGAACACCTTCGTGGCCGGCGTGCCAGCCAGGGTCGTACGCGAACTCGGCGACGAAGCCGGCGGTTGA
- a CDS encoding response regulator has protein sequence MSASTMPASSKPPARILIVDDHPIVREGIAKFLGLYDEFHVCCEASDKDSALAAMAECEHDLAIVDISLNGGSGLNLIKTLRQNYRQLAILTLSMHDEALFAERALRAGANGYLMKQEGTEHILSAVRQVLDGNVYLSAGMLNRAAQQLMSNARGKSDQIAGITEREFEILHLIALGFGTRDIAEKLNRSTKTIEAHRANLKDKLQLDSGRDLVRFAIQLLGEK, from the coding sequence ATGAGCGCATCGACGATGCCGGCAAGCTCGAAGCCCCCGGCGCGGATCCTGATCGTCGACGATCATCCGATCGTGCGCGAAGGGATAGCCAAGTTCCTGGGGCTTTATGACGAATTCCATGTTTGCTGCGAGGCCTCGGACAAGGACAGCGCGCTGGCGGCGATGGCGGAATGCGAGCATGACCTCGCAATCGTCGACATCTCATTGAACGGCGGCTCGGGACTCAATCTGATCAAGACGCTGAGGCAGAACTATCGCCAACTGGCCATTCTGACCCTGAGCATGCACGACGAGGCGCTGTTCGCCGAACGGGCCCTGCGCGCCGGCGCCAACGGCTACCTCATGAAGCAGGAAGGTACCGAGCACATCCTGTCGGCGGTGCGCCAGGTGCTGGACGGAAACGTCTACCTCAGCGCCGGTATGCTCAACCGGGCAGCCCAGCAGCTGATGTCGAATGCGCGAGGCAAGTCGGACCAGATCGCCGGGATCACGGAGCGCGAGTTCGAGATACTGCATCTGATCGCCCTGGGATTCGGCACCCGGGACATCGCCGAAAAGCTGAATCGCAGCACCAAGACCATCGAAGCCCATCGCGCCAATCTCAAGGACAAGCTGCAGCTTGACAGCGGGCGGGATCTGGTCCGCTTTGCGATTCAGCTGTTGGGTGAGAAATAG
- a CDS encoding EAL domain-containing protein: MRRNLPQGQGHREFALRYWRPLLIACLALFTWLNSQDACAGRMIRVGVYENPPKIFIENGRISGIFGDLLYAIADREGWQVQPVACTWRKCLQELREGKIDLMPDVTYNEERARFLDFGSIPALHGWSELYRNPHVMIVTVHDLVGKRIGVLADSSQERYLRQMLHDFGVRKAGIVPLDSLDQAFAQAAQGNIDAVATNYFFGDIAARRYGLKATPIIFQPSQLYFAVPKGTNRDLLEAIDFYLGQWITTPESPYYRILEHWKAAVGETHIPASVWWSVGLLNLLLVLALVTMWLQRRQVLAQGRHLQITEAKLAVILDSVDACIFIKDEDLRYQYVNHRQTLRLDRDSEAILGQTDDALFDSETAERMHTEDQHVLVSGETLTIEEQGTGNPRATGRTYLTVKQPLRDERGRIYALCGISTDFTAHKRAQEKIHQLAFYDPLTGLPNRALLLDRARHALDDYARERSLGALLFIDLDNFKVLNDTLGHAHGDRLLELVAARLGALVRRNDTLARLGGDEFVLLMERLGSDLDAAIARTEGVARQLLDSFADPFLLNGNRHNITTSIGAALFSEVGNRVDELLKRADMAMYEAKAAGRNQVKFFDPLMQASLSARAALETELREAITHRHFLLYYQPQVDASGLLIGAEALLRWEHPHKGLITPGRFIAEAESSGLIIAIGQWILRTACEQLVTWSQQPGYADLPLSVNVSARQFHHPDFVADVLHILKETGANPERLGLELTETLLAEDMDTLIEKMKALRTHGIRFSLDDFGTGYSSLSYLKRLPLDQLKIDQSFVQDLLDDPNDATIVKTILALGSSLDLEVIAEGVETAAQRDALLTFGCHCFQGYFFGHPGPAEKLPSTLDP; the protein is encoded by the coding sequence ATGCGTCGTAATCTTCCCCAGGGGCAAGGCCATCGCGAATTCGCACTGCGCTATTGGCGGCCACTCCTCATCGCCTGTCTGGCGCTATTCACCTGGCTGAACAGCCAAGATGCCTGCGCAGGGCGCATGATTCGGGTCGGCGTCTATGAGAACCCACCCAAGATATTCATTGAGAACGGTCGAATTTCAGGCATCTTCGGTGACCTGCTATATGCCATTGCCGACCGCGAGGGTTGGCAGGTACAGCCGGTGGCCTGCACATGGCGCAAGTGTCTGCAGGAGCTTCGCGAAGGCAAAATCGATCTGATGCCGGACGTTACCTACAACGAGGAACGCGCCAGATTTCTCGATTTCGGCTCAATCCCCGCGCTGCATGGCTGGTCCGAACTTTACCGCAACCCCCACGTGATGATCGTCACGGTGCACGATCTGGTCGGTAAACGGATCGGCGTGCTCGCCGATTCCAGCCAGGAGCGCTATCTGCGCCAGATGCTGCACGATTTCGGTGTGCGCAAGGCCGGCATCGTACCCCTGGATAGTCTCGACCAAGCATTTGCCCAAGCAGCACAGGGCAATATCGACGCCGTGGCCACGAATTATTTCTTCGGTGACATCGCAGCACGGCGCTACGGCCTCAAGGCCACACCGATCATCTTCCAACCCAGCCAGCTTTATTTCGCGGTCCCCAAGGGAACCAATCGGGACCTGCTTGAGGCCATCGATTTCTATCTCGGCCAGTGGATCACCACACCCGAGTCGCCCTATTACCGGATATTGGAACACTGGAAGGCCGCGGTCGGCGAAACCCATATTCCGGCCTCCGTCTGGTGGAGCGTGGGTCTGCTTAATCTGCTGCTGGTACTGGCGCTCGTCACCATGTGGCTGCAGCGACGCCAGGTACTGGCACAGGGCCGCCACCTACAGATCACGGAGGCCAAGCTCGCCGTGATCCTCGACAGCGTGGATGCCTGCATTTTCATCAAGGACGAAGACCTGCGCTATCAGTATGTGAACCATCGACAGACCTTGCGTCTAGACCGCGATTCCGAGGCGATTCTCGGGCAGACCGACGATGCCCTGTTCGATAGCGAAACCGCCGAGCGCATGCACACTGAGGATCAGCACGTGCTCGTCAGCGGAGAAACCTTGACCATCGAAGAACAAGGTACGGGCAATCCGCGCGCAACCGGTCGCACCTACCTGACCGTTAAACAACCACTGCGCGACGAACGCGGCAGGATTTACGCCTTGTGCGGCATCTCGACGGATTTCACCGCACACAAACGTGCCCAGGAAAAGATCCATCAGCTCGCTTTCTACGATCCACTCACCGGCCTGCCCAACCGTGCCCTGCTGCTCGACCGCGCCCGTCATGCCCTCGACGACTATGCGCGGGAACGTTCGCTCGGCGCCCTGCTGTTCATCGATCTCGACAACTTCAAGGTACTCAACGACACCCTGGGGCATGCGCACGGCGACCGTCTGCTCGAGCTGGTGGCCGCCCGTCTCGGTGCCCTAGTCAGACGCAACGATACCCTGGCGCGCCTGGGCGGCGACGAGTTCGTGCTGCTGATGGAACGCCTGGGCAGCGACTTGGACGCGGCCATTGCGCGTACCGAAGGCGTCGCGCGTCAGCTACTCGACTCCTTCGCCGATCCATTTCTGCTGAACGGCAACCGCCACAACATCACCACCAGTATCGGCGCGGCGCTGTTTTCCGAAGTCGGCAACCGTGTCGACGAGTTGCTCAAACGCGCCGATATGGCCATGTACGAGGCCAAGGCCGCCGGGCGCAATCAGGTCAAGTTCTTCGATCCTCTGATGCAGGCCTCGCTGTCCGCGCGCGCGGCCCTGGAGACGGAACTGCGCGAGGCGATCACCCACCGACATTTCCTGCTCTACTACCAGCCGCAAGTCGATGCCTCTGGCCTGCTCATCGGCGCCGAGGCCCTGTTGCGCTGGGAGCATCCGCACAAGGGGCTGATCACCCCTGGTAGATTCATCGCCGAGGCCGAGTCCTCGGGGCTTATTATTGCCATCGGCCAATGGATTCTGCGCACTGCCTGCGAGCAGCTCGTGACCTGGAGCCAGCAGCCGGGGTATGCCGATCTGCCGTTGTCGGTCAACGTCAGTGCACGGCAGTTCCACCACCCGGATTTTGTGGCCGACGTCCTGCACATCCTCAAGGAAACCGGGGCCAACCCCGAACGCTTAGGCCTGGAACTGACTGAAACCCTCCTCGCCGAGGATATGGATACCCTGATCGAAAAGATGAAGGCATTGCGCACACATGGCATACGCTTTTCACTCGACGATTTTGGCACCGGCTACTCTTCCCTGAGCTACCTCAAGCGCCTGCCGCTGGATCAACTCAAGATCGACCAGTCCTTCGTCCAGGACCTGCTCGACGACCCCAACGATGCGACCATCGTGAAGACCATTCTGGCTCTCGGCAGCAGCCTGGATCTCGAGGTCATCGCCGAAGGTGTAGAGACGGCGGCACAGCGTGACGCCCTGCTCACCTTCGGCTGCCATTGCTTCCAGGGCTATTTCTTCGGGCACCCGGGACCCGCGGAAAAACTCCCCTCGACCCTCGATCCATGA
- a CDS encoding aldo/keto reductase, which produces MELRQLGRQGPRTGTLGLGCMGMSGMYGPADHAIAIRTIHAALDAGITLLDTGDFYGMGHNELLIAEALKDRPRDAVQISVKFGALRDPAGGWGGYDARPAALKNFLAYSLQRLGVDHIDIYRPARLDPQVPIEDTVGAIADMVQAGYVRHIGLSEVSSATLRRAAAVHPISDLQIEYSLISRDIEHGILQTCRELGIGITAYGVLSRGLLSGRWRPGASKPGDGRGRFPRFQPGNVERNIALADTLTRFAAIKGATGAQIAIAWVAAQGEDIVPLVGSRTPGQLAEALAALELELTATDLAELDRALPEHAVAGGRYPESMLASLDSERGDAVAD; this is translated from the coding sequence ATGGAACTGCGTCAACTGGGCCGGCAAGGCCCCCGCACCGGCACCCTGGGCCTCGGCTGCATGGGCATGTCCGGCATGTACGGCCCGGCCGATCACGCCATTGCCATCCGTACCATCCATGCCGCGCTCGACGCCGGCATCACGCTACTCGACACCGGCGACTTCTACGGCATGGGGCACAACGAGCTGCTGATCGCCGAGGCACTGAAGGATCGGCCGCGCGATGCCGTACAGATCAGCGTGAAGTTCGGCGCCTTGCGCGACCCGGCCGGCGGCTGGGGCGGCTATGACGCGCGCCCCGCGGCCCTCAAGAACTTTCTCGCCTATTCGCTGCAGCGCCTGGGTGTCGATCATATCGACATCTACCGCCCTGCACGACTCGACCCGCAAGTGCCCATCGAGGATACCGTCGGCGCCATCGCGGACATGGTCCAGGCCGGCTATGTGCGCCATATCGGTCTTTCCGAGGTCAGCTCCGCGACCTTGCGCCGCGCCGCTGCCGTGCACCCGATCAGCGACCTACAGATCGAATACTCGCTGATCTCACGCGACATCGAACACGGCATCCTCCAGACCTGCCGCGAGCTCGGCATCGGCATCACGGCCTACGGCGTGCTTTCGCGCGGACTGCTCAGCGGGCGCTGGCGCCCCGGCGCCTCGAAACCGGGCGACGGCCGCGGACGCTTCCCTCGCTTCCAACCCGGCAATGTCGAACGCAACATCGCGCTGGCCGACACCCTCACCCGCTTCGCCGCGATCAAGGGCGCCACCGGCGCGCAGATCGCCATCGCCTGGGTCGCCGCACAGGGCGAGGACATCGTCCCGCTCGTCGGCTCGCGCACCCCTGGCCAACTCGCCGAGGCCCTGGCCGCGCTCGAACTCGAACTCACCGCCACCGATCTCGCCGAACTGGATCGCGCCCTGCCCGAGCACGCCGTCGCCGGCGGGCGTTATCCGGAGTCCATGCTGGCGAGCCTCGACAGCGAACGAGGCGATGCGGTAGCCGACTGA
- a CDS encoding sensor histidine kinase, producing the protein MAVLFFVMGRVGVMLSIDHSYVTVISPPSGLSLVAMLAFGYRMFYGIAIGSFFLNLSLGLPSGVAVAIALCDNLEYLGGAYLLRNLTDFNLSLSRRQDVFALVSLSAILATTFSALPGLAVLHLAGLVPAHEMGWYFLKWWVAGMLGVLAVAPILLVVLTHALPRPSRARLLEGVVLLGMMLTLLFVIFGTPTKHGHGYYPAALAIFPFIIWGALRFGMWGAALLNPIVAVSAIWGTKHGIGPFSASTPLDNLLLLCLFINVMSMIGLLLAAMGNEQRVAREELTQSRDGLESRVQERTAELAQANQQLKREIAERKHLESELLQADERQQRTIGMELHDGLGQHLTSTAFFCATLHQQLQAEGRTEAVAAKRIVDSINEATKMVRAFARNLYPAVLEAHGLVTALGHLAENTRALQGVSCDFHADPDVELQRSFLAINLYRMAQEAVNNAITHGQARNLRIELSQVDGLYRLTVSDDGVGFDPGSDWMNGSNEKARGMGLHNLQYRASLLDGTLSIHSEPQVGTTVTVVCPVEANP; encoded by the coding sequence GTGGCCGTCCTCTTCTTCGTCATGGGTCGAGTCGGGGTGATGCTGTCCATCGATCATTCCTACGTGACCGTCATATCGCCGCCCAGCGGTCTGTCCCTGGTTGCCATGCTGGCCTTCGGCTACCGGATGTTTTACGGGATCGCCATCGGTTCGTTTTTCCTGAATCTGTCGCTGGGTCTGCCTTCGGGCGTGGCTGTTGCCATCGCACTTTGCGACAACCTGGAATATCTCGGCGGGGCCTACCTGCTGCGTAACCTGACCGATTTCAATCTGAGCCTGAGCCGCCGTCAGGACGTGTTCGCACTGGTTTCCCTGTCCGCCATCCTGGCGACGACCTTCAGTGCCTTGCCGGGGCTGGCCGTATTGCATTTGGCCGGGCTGGTACCCGCGCATGAAATGGGATGGTATTTCCTCAAATGGTGGGTGGCCGGCATGCTGGGCGTGCTGGCAGTGGCGCCCATCCTGCTGGTGGTGCTGACGCATGCGCTTCCCAGGCCATCGCGAGCACGCCTGCTTGAAGGCGTGGTCCTGCTGGGAATGATGCTGACGCTGCTGTTCGTGATATTCGGTACACCCACCAAGCATGGGCATGGCTACTATCCCGCCGCGCTAGCCATTTTCCCCTTCATCATCTGGGGCGCGCTGCGCTTCGGCATGTGGGGTGCCGCATTGTTGAACCCCATTGTGGCCGTATCGGCCATCTGGGGGACCAAGCACGGGATCGGACCCTTTTCGGCTTCTACCCCGCTCGATAATCTGCTGCTGCTCTGTCTGTTCATCAATGTCATGTCGATGATCGGCTTGCTGCTGGCCGCCATGGGCAATGAGCAACGGGTGGCGCGAGAGGAGCTGACCCAGTCCCGGGATGGGCTGGAAAGCCGGGTTCAGGAGCGGACCGCGGAATTGGCGCAGGCCAATCAGCAGTTGAAACGCGAGATCGCGGAGCGCAAGCATCTGGAAAGCGAACTGCTGCAGGCCGACGAAAGGCAACAAAGAACCATCGGCATGGAATTGCACGATGGCCTAGGCCAGCATTTGACGAGTACGGCGTTTTTCTGCGCCACCTTGCATCAGCAGCTCCAGGCTGAGGGGCGCACCGAGGCCGTGGCGGCCAAACGCATCGTCGATTCGATCAATGAAGCCACGAAGATGGTGCGCGCCTTTGCGCGGAACCTCTACCCGGCCGTGCTGGAGGCGCATGGCCTGGTCACGGCATTGGGCCATCTGGCGGAAAACACGCGTGCACTGCAGGGCGTTTCCTGCGACTTCCACGCCGATCCCGACGTGGAGCTACAGAGGTCGTTTTTGGCGATAAACCTCTACCGCATGGCGCAGGAAGCGGTGAACAATGCGATCACACACGGACAGGCCCGCAACCTCAGGATCGAACTGAGTCAGGTCGACGGCCTGTACCGGCTGACAGTCAGCGACGATGGCGTGGGTTTCGACCCGGGCTCCGATTGGATGAACGGATCGAACGAGAAGGCGCGAGGGATGGGACTGCACAATCTGCAATATCGGGCCAGCCTGCTGGATGGCACCCTGAGTATCCACAGCGAGCCCCAGGTGGGCACAACGGTGACGGTCGTCTGCCCGGTGGAAGCGAATCCATGA
- a CDS encoding cache domain-containing protein, with product MGFSTRSMMLSIVRILTEDAFLKLYVTFPVERTSSNTLLLSQELADRAEYTGPWDGLEVFDRQGDKLLSAGQVQQGGGNVLDTLYASAFRRALGGETFGGLLRRRTKNGEPILVFAAPIRAEQEKKPSPSGMEVEDPVTGVIVALYHWPAIAGMLKHGFRTGDIYLFDRAGDVLASYAPNMGQQPHTHTDEHAAIQRRLASSGEIEVVHLVHHDDRAMLATHVIQSPAVYPSLGWGVAIEQPEDVIFAPARRLAGWRKIAAARRFPPGRRGYRTDSAARRMGARSGLSADACMA from the coding sequence ATGGGATTCTCAACAAGGTCGATGATGCTCTCGATCGTGCGCATCCTGACCGAGGATGCATTTCTCAAACTGTATGTCACCTTCCCCGTCGAGCGAACGTCCAGTAACACCCTGCTGCTGAGCCAGGAATTGGCCGATCGTGCCGAGTACACCGGACCCTGGGACGGTCTAGAGGTGTTCGACCGACAGGGCGACAAGCTGCTGAGCGCCGGTCAGGTGCAACAGGGCGGAGGTAATGTGCTGGATACCCTCTACGCCTCGGCATTTCGTCGGGCCCTGGGCGGAGAGACGTTCGGTGGCCTGCTGCGTCGCCGGACCAAGAACGGCGAGCCGATTCTGGTATTCGCTGCCCCGATTCGTGCCGAACAGGAGAAAAAGCCTTCACCCAGTGGGATGGAGGTAGAGGATCCCGTGACCGGAGTGATAGTGGCGCTATATCACTGGCCTGCCATAGCCGGCATGCTCAAGCACGGTTTTCGCACCGGGGATATTTATCTGTTCGACCGCGCTGGTGATGTCCTTGCTAGCTACGCACCCAACATGGGGCAACAGCCGCATACCCATACGGATGAGCATGCGGCGATCCAACGCAGACTGGCGAGTTCCGGCGAAATCGAGGTTGTGCATCTGGTGCATCATGACGACCGCGCGATGCTCGCGACGCACGTCATCCAGAGCCCTGCCGTCTACCCTTCACTGGGCTGGGGTGTGGCGATCGAGCAACCCGAGGACGTGATCTTCGCTCCCGCTCGCCGGTTGGCAGGATGGAGAAAAATTGCTGCTGCCCGGCGATTTCCTCCCGGTCGCCGAGGATACCGGACTGATTCTGCCGCTAGGCGAATGGGTGCTCGATCAGGCCTTTCGGCAGACGCGTGCATGGCATGA
- a CDS encoding EAL domain-containing protein translates to MLLPGDFLPVAEDTGLILPLGEWVLDQAFRQTRAWHEAGVPLKVAVNLSARQLWHSGVADRIVEVIERTGVDSRYVELEITESVMGQDPQHMESVVQSFHTAGYSIALDDFGTGYSSLSRLKSLPIDTLKIDRSFVDGVPGDNDDDAIVVATVQLAHSLGLRSLAEGIETQAQCDWLRAQGCRYGQGFLFSKPVTAEEIADLYFREALCRDA, encoded by the coding sequence TTGCTGCTGCCCGGCGATTTCCTCCCGGTCGCCGAGGATACCGGACTGATTCTGCCGCTAGGCGAATGGGTGCTCGATCAGGCCTTTCGGCAGACGCGTGCATGGCATGAAGCGGGCGTTCCGCTCAAGGTGGCGGTCAATCTTTCGGCCCGCCAACTGTGGCACAGTGGAGTTGCTGATCGCATTGTCGAGGTGATTGAGCGCACCGGCGTGGACAGCCGCTACGTCGAGTTGGAAATTACCGAAAGCGTGATGGGCCAAGATCCGCAGCACATGGAATCCGTGGTGCAGTCCTTCCATACCGCCGGTTACAGCATCGCCCTGGACGATTTCGGCACCGGATATTCCTCGCTCAGCCGTTTGAAGTCGTTGCCCATCGACACGCTCAAGATCGACCGTTCCTTCGTCGACGGCGTGCCCGGCGACAACGACGATGACGCCATCGTGGTGGCCACGGTGCAGCTCGCGCACAGCCTCGGTCTGCGCTCGCTGGCCGAGGGCATCGAGACCCAGGCGCAGTGCGACTGGCTGCGCGCGCAGGGCTGCCGTTACGGCCAGGGATTCTTGTTCAGCAAACCCGTCACGGCCGAGGAGATCGCCGACCTGTATTTCCGCGAGGCGCTCTGCCGGGATGCCTAA
- a CDS encoding ArsR/SmtB family transcription factor has translation MQANSLENIQTRGKTVTRQRRHTGPTESMSRALKSLAHPLRLALLDTLGDKEMSTKELQQQVGSTQQNVLQHLGILHDGGWVARRRIGPSYIYRANTTGTTEVYELIKDIIYPS, from the coding sequence ATGCAAGCTAACAGCCTGGAAAACATTCAAACCCGAGGAAAAACCGTCACCAGACAGCGCAGGCACACTGGCCCCACGGAAAGCATGTCGCGCGCCCTGAAATCACTGGCGCATCCGTTGAGGTTGGCATTGCTCGACACGCTGGGCGACAAGGAAATGAGCACCAAGGAACTTCAGCAGCAGGTCGGCTCAACACAGCAGAATGTCTTGCAGCATCTCGGCATCCTGCACGATGGGGGCTGGGTCGCGAGACGGCGCATCGGGCCATCATACATTTATCGCGCCAATACCACCGGCACCACTGAAGTATACGAACTCATCAAGGATATTATTTACCCGTCGTGA